The Planctomicrobium piriforme genome includes the window GAAGATGTGTTCGCGTTTCCTTTCTCATTCGGCCCCTTCATCGGGTTCTGGGCTGCGTTCGAAGGAGCGCAGCGGCTGGGGAACCTGTCGCTGACGATGGGAGGGATGAGCAGCGATGCCCGACTGAAGATGATGTTGGAGATGCAAGCGACCGTCGTCTGCTGCACGCCCACCTACGCACTGCGATTGGCGGATGTCGCCGAGCAGACAGGCATTCCCTTAGCCGACAGCGCCGTGCGGATGCTGATTCTGGCCGGAGAACCTGGCGCGGCGGTCCCTGCAGTGCGACAGCGGATCGAAGCGGCCTGGGGGGCTCGGGTGATCGATCACTGGGGCATGACCGACATTGGCTCGCTGGGAATCGAAACCTGGGACGCGCCAGGCGAGCTGTCGATTCTCGAAACCGAATGCATCGCGGAGATCATCGAGCAGAACGGAACACTGCCCGTCGCGCCCGGTGAGATGGGGGAACTCGTCATCACCAATCTGGGACGCTGGGGCCAGCCGGTGATTCGGTATCGCACCGGCGATCTCGTGCGTGCGGTGACCACGCTAAGCAAAAACGGCTTATCTCTGTTACGACTGGAAGGGGGCATTCTCAGCCGTGCTGACGACATGGTGACGATTCGCGGAAACAATGTGTTTCCGACCAGCGTCGATGCCGTGATTCGCGAGTTCACCGAGATCGCGGAATACCGGACGACGGTGGTGACGCGGCGGTCGATGCCGCATCTGATCATCGAGATCGAACCGGCCTCAATGAGCGACGGTCAAGCAGATGGCGTGCGAGCGCTGGTCGCACGCGTGGAGCGGACGATCAAGGACCGTCTCAATTTTCAGGCAGAAGTGGTCACGGTCGAGTCGCTGCCGCGCTTTGAACTCAAGGGCCGGCGATTCTTTCGACAAGACAGATAGGTCAGAGAAAATTCGAAATCCGAAGGACGAAGTTCAGCTTCGTTTCGGATTTCGTGCTTCGAGATTTCCCTTATTTGGATCGTTGAGCCACGAGCTTCTGCTGGTACTCCTGGAACGTCATCCAGCGAATGTCATTGGAGCGCAGTTGCTTTTCCCAATGGCTGATGTGCCGGCGGTCGACTGACTGGAATTCCCAGGTGAACTGGTGTTCGGCGCGGTACTGCATCTGCTTGCCGCGCGGCGCGGAGCCGTTCTGCAGATTCAAGGTCTCGAACTGCAGGTCGACCTGCGTCGGCAACAGCTCTTCGCGTCGGAGCGCCTCATTCAGTTTCAGGCGGACGTCGGGAAAGTTTGATGACGGGTGCAGCACGAAGTTCAATCGCGCGGCCCAGTCGGCATAGTCGAGATACTGCCGGACAAACTGCGGCGAATCGAGCTTCGTGGTCTTCACGGTATAAGTCAGCGGCTCGGCCTTCATTTCGAAGACGTTACGATTCTCTGACAGGTTCGACTGGAACTCGGGGTTCAACTGAAAGTTCATCAGCATTCCGAGCCGCCGGGAGTTGTCGTCGGACTGCTGCAGCAATTTCTCGACCACCTGTACAGATTCGGTTCTGGTCGATTCGAGCGAATGATTGATCTCGGCAAAGGGGACTTCCGTCGCGGAAAAATTCTTGCCGAGAATCACGAAGCGATGATGCACCGGTTCGAAGATCAACACTTCACCGGCCTCTTCCATGTAGTCGTACACCTTGCCCGCGTGAAACAGGGTGAGGCTGTGCGAGACCGCGCGTGATGGGGCTGGTGCGCGAGAAAGTTCGCTAACGGTGGTATAGACCCGCATGTCCTGAGCGGACACTGGTGAGGAACTGACGGCCCATCCCAACAGCAGCGCGACAGCCAGGCAGAGAGTGCGGTTGAGCACGGTGAAAACTCCGTGAGCGTGGGATGGGGCGAGGGATCGGATCGGCGGGAAAACAAGACCAGCGAATGTCGGTCTCGGCGGGAATCTCGAGAGCGCCGGACTCTACCGGCGTTCATCCAGCCGGGGAAGGGGGCCATGCTCGCCGCCGTGCCAGACCCCTGATCACCCTGCAGGAACTGCCGGACGAGCCGCACTTTCTCGCGAATTGACCGGTGAGCGCTCGGCGAATTCCCTACGCCCGGACCAACCGGCACAGCTGGACAGGCTGAAAGCAGCGTTTTGCGGCATCCAGCAGACAGGCTTTCCAGCGTGACCTAAGTTCAGAGAGCAGACGGCGTGTCTCGACATGCCCCAACGGGCCGATCGTGCGCATTCCGATCGTTTCCCGACGCAGGACGTGGTACAGGATCTCCGAGATGGTTTCGGTGTTAACGGAACAAAT containing:
- a CDS encoding phenylacetate--CoA ligase family protein, translated to MTDRFPETLSREELAARQLNRLNGLLQEVSESNSFWKLRLPTDVQAAPLNDLTELSQIPFLTKQEIVADQQSRPPFGTNLTYPLTHYSRVHQTSGTTGQPLRWLDTPDSWSWLMGLWEQIYRLVGIRREDVFAFPFSFGPFIGFWAAFEGAQRLGNLSLTMGGMSSDARLKMMLEMQATVVCCTPTYALRLADVAEQTGIPLADSAVRMLILAGEPGAAVPAVRQRIEAAWGARVIDHWGMTDIGSLGIETWDAPGELSILETECIAEIIEQNGTLPVAPGEMGELVITNLGRWGQPVIRYRTGDLVRAVTTLSKNGLSLLRLEGGILSRADDMVTIRGNNVFPTSVDAVIREFTEIAEYRTTVVTRRSMPHLIIEIEPASMSDGQADGVRALVARVERTIKDRLNFQAEVVTVESLPRFELKGRRFFRQDR